In a single window of the Sediminicoccus sp. KRV36 genome:
- a CDS encoding circularly permuted type 2 ATP-grasp protein, translating into MTGQAFDEMGSGESLRAAYAAIADWLRQTPQADLMAKRAEAEVLFRRVGITFAVYGEGGDPERLIPFDIIPRILARAEWEGLSAGLTQRVRALNAFLGDVYGKQDIIRADKIPAHLIQGNDQFRPEMQGFSPPGGIYTHIAGIDLVRTAPDQFYVLEDNARTPSGVSYMLENREAMLRLFPRLLARHRIAPVNRYPEDLLTTLMAAAPERAGPNPTVVILTPGAFNSAYYEHCFLADEMGVEVLEGPDLFVEDKIVYMRTTAGKKRVDVIYRRIDDDYLDPEAFRADSMLGVPGLISAYRAGNVALCNAPGCGIADDKAIYPYVPEMIRFYLGEEPILANVPTLLCEREADRKEVLANIHKLVVKLAQGSGGYGMLIGPHATKAECEEFAARIRARPQDYIAQPTLALSTVPTLVDQGIAPRHVDLRPFVLSTKDAVRIVPGGLTRVALREGSLVVNSSQGGGTKDTWVLEADPAPQSQSQSQSQWQSSGSAGAC; encoded by the coding sequence ATGACGGGCCAAGCCTTCGACGAGATGGGTTCGGGAGAATCGCTGCGCGCGGCCTATGCGGCCATCGCGGATTGGTTGCGGCAGACGCCTCAAGCCGACCTGATGGCCAAGCGGGCCGAGGCGGAGGTCCTGTTCCGCCGCGTCGGCATCACCTTCGCCGTCTATGGCGAGGGCGGCGACCCCGAGCGCCTCATCCCCTTCGACATCATCCCCCGCATCCTGGCCCGCGCCGAATGGGAGGGGCTTTCCGCCGGCCTCACGCAGCGTGTGCGCGCGCTGAATGCCTTTCTGGGCGATGTCTATGGCAAGCAGGACATCATCCGCGCCGACAAGATCCCGGCCCACCTGATTCAGGGCAATGACCAGTTTCGCCCGGAAATGCAGGGGTTTTCCCCGCCCGGTGGCATCTACACGCACATCGCCGGCATTGACCTCGTGCGCACCGCGCCCGACCAGTTCTATGTGCTGGAGGATAATGCCCGCACCCCCTCGGGCGTCTCCTACATGCTGGAAAACCGCGAGGCGATGCTGCGGCTTTTCCCGCGCCTGCTGGCGCGCCACCGCATCGCGCCGGTGAATCGCTACCCCGAGGATCTGCTGACCACGCTGATGGCCGCCGCCCCCGAGCGCGCCGGCCCGAACCCGACCGTCGTGATCCTCACCCCCGGCGCCTTCAACAGCGCCTACTACGAACATTGCTTCCTGGCCGATGAGATGGGCGTGGAAGTGCTGGAAGGCCCCGACCTCTTTGTCGAGGACAAGATCGTCTATATGCGCACCACTGCGGGCAAGAAGCGCGTGGATGTGATCTACCGCCGCATTGACGATGATTACCTCGACCCCGAGGCATTCCGCGCCGACAGCATGCTGGGCGTTCCTGGCCTGATCAGCGCCTATCGCGCGGGCAATGTGGCGCTGTGCAACGCGCCGGGCTGCGGTATCGCCGATGACAAGGCGATCTATCCCTATGTGCCGGAAATGATCCGCTTCTACCTGGGCGAGGAGCCGATCCTGGCCAATGTGCCCACCCTGCTGTGCGAGCGTGAGGCGGATCGCAAGGAGGTTCTGGCCAATATCCACAAACTGGTGGTGAAGCTGGCCCAGGGCTCGGGCGGCTATGGCATGCTGATCGGCCCGCACGCGACCAAGGCCGAATGCGAGGAATTCGCGGCGCGCATCCGGGCGCGGCCGCAGGATTACATCGCGCAGCCCACCCTCGCCCTCTCCACGGTGCCGACGCTGGTGGACCAGGGCATCGCACCCCGCCATGTGGATTTGCGACCCTTCGTGCTGAGCACCAAGGATGCGGTGCGCATCGTCCCCGGCGGATTGACCCGCGTGGCCCTGCGCGAAGGCTCGCTCGTCGTGAATTCCAGCCAGGGGGGCGGCACCAAGGATACCTGGGTGCTGGAGGCCGACCCCGCCCCGCAATCCCAGTCCCAATCGCAATCCCAGTGGCAGTCCTCCGGGAGTGCCGGCGCATGCTGA
- a CDS encoding alpha-E domain-containing protein has translation MLSRTADSLFWLGRYTERAANVARGLAVASRMAGLTAELNAEGDEWRSLLVAAGCEPAFFEKYDVVTQEAVIDFLVRDPDNPSGIIPCFAAARHNARTVRTALTVDMWSAMSDSWNHLRQIEPGDFQGEKLPGFLEWVRERVLLFNGAAMDTMLRGEAWLFVQLGTSLERADNTARLLDVKHELLESEADNTVAHGQWQAVLQSVSALRAYHWVFRDRLSPARIAELLILRPELPRSLAACYNRVCEVLDGIAMEQGGRRGDPHRMAGDIQARLKLSRIEDIMASGLHEYLTGMIVSAAELGQAVESFYIRP, from the coding sequence ATGCTGAGCCGCACCGCAGATAGCCTCTTCTGGCTGGGCCGCTACACCGAGCGCGCGGCCAATGTCGCCCGTGGCCTTGCCGTGGCGTCGCGCATGGCGGGGCTGACCGCCGAATTGAACGCCGAGGGCGATGAATGGCGCTCCCTGCTGGTGGCCGCCGGCTGCGAGCCCGCCTTCTTTGAGAAATACGACGTGGTCACCCAGGAAGCGGTGATTGATTTCCTGGTGCGGGACCCGGACAACCCTTCGGGTATCATCCCTTGCTTCGCCGCCGCCCGGCACAATGCGCGCACGGTGCGCACAGCACTTACGGTGGATATGTGGAGTGCGATGTCGGATAGCTGGAACCACCTGCGGCAGATCGAGCCCGGGGATTTCCAGGGCGAGAAGCTGCCCGGCTTCCTCGAATGGGTGCGTGAACGGGTGCTGCTGTTCAATGGCGCCGCCATGGACACCATGCTGCGCGGCGAGGCCTGGCTGTTCGTGCAGCTCGGCACCTCGCTCGAACGCGCCGACAACACGGCCCGGCTGCTCGATGTGAAGCACGAGCTGCTGGAGAGCGAGGCCGACAACACCGTGGCGCATGGCCAATGGCAGGCGGTGCTGCAATCCGTCTCGGCCTTGCGCGCCTATCACTGGGTGTTCCGGGACCGGCTCTCCCCCGCGCGCATCGCCGAGCTGCTGATCCTTCGCCCGGAACTGCCGCGCAGCCTGGCCGCCTGCTACAACCGTGTGTGTGAGGTGCTGGACGGCATCGCCATGGAACAGGGCGGAAGGCGGGGCGATCCGCACCGCATGGCGGGCGATATCCAGGCGCGGCTGAAGCTGAGCCGCATCGAGGACATCATGGCATCCGGGCTGCACGAATACCTGACCGGGATGATCGTCAGCGCCGCCGAACTCGGCCAGGCGGTGGAGAGCTTCTACATCCGCCCCTGA
- a CDS encoding proteasome-type protease, with product MTYCVGLSVEEGIVMLSDTRTNAGLDNISIFSKMFTVEQPGERALVVMTAGNLAITQAVWNHLQAGLWHNGLQQRLTDVPDMVSAAQLVGAAVRLVAQQDGPALAGQGISFDCSLLLGGQIAGGPPRLFLIYSAGNFIETTDDTPFLQIGEHKYGKPILDRVLTPQTSLIEGVALTLISMDSTLRSNLSVGMPLDLAVVRTDELRIGTRRRITDDDPYYRTIRDGWSQALRDAYQALPRPDFVPH from the coding sequence GTGACCTATTGCGTGGGGCTTTCGGTGGAGGAGGGCATCGTGATGCTCTCCGATACGCGCACCAATGCCGGGCTCGATAATATCTCGATCTTCTCGAAGATGTTCACGGTGGAACAGCCGGGCGAGCGCGCGCTGGTGGTGATGACGGCGGGCAACCTCGCCATCACCCAGGCGGTGTGGAATCATTTGCAGGCCGGCCTCTGGCATAATGGGCTGCAGCAGCGGCTGACCGATGTGCCGGATATGGTGAGTGCGGCGCAGCTGGTGGGGGCCGCCGTGCGCCTGGTGGCCCAGCAGGATGGCCCTGCCCTGGCGGGGCAGGGGATTTCCTTTGATTGCAGCCTGTTGCTGGGCGGGCAGATCGCCGGCGGCCCGCCGCGGCTGTTCCTGATCTATTCGGCCGGCAATTTCATCGAGACGACCGATGACACGCCTTTCCTCCAGATCGGCGAGCATAAATACGGCAAGCCCATCCTGGACCGCGTGCTGACGCCGCAGACCTCGCTCATCGAGGGCGTGGCGCTGACGCTGATCAGCATGGACAGCACGCTGCGCTCCAACCTCTCGGTCGGCATGCCGCTGGATCTGGCGGTGGTGCGCACGGATGAGCTGCGGATCGGCACGCGGCGGCGGATCACGGATGATGATCCCTATTACCGCACCATCCGCGATGGCTGGTCCCAGGCGCTGCGGGATGCGTATCAGGCACTGCCACGGCCGGATTTCGTGCCGCATTGA
- a CDS encoding superoxide dismutase: MAFSLPPLPYATSALAAQGMCQETLELHHGKHHNAYVTALNGLVEAKGLAGKSLETIVAEAGKAGADGLPVLNQAGQHWNHMLFWQVMSPNGGGDKLPAKLAAKIDSDLGGLAAFKEAFKAAGVTQFGSGWAWLIMKADGKLAVTKTPNGSNPVATGEGTPILGCDVWEHAYYLDFRNVRPNYLDNFLNKLVDWSVVESLMDQGGLSSGQSA, translated from the coding sequence ATGGCCTTCAGCCTTCCCCCCCTCCCCTACGCCACCTCCGCCCTTGCCGCCCAGGGCATGTGCCAGGAGACGCTGGAGCTGCATCACGGCAAGCACCACAACGCCTATGTCACGGCGCTGAACGGCCTGGTCGAGGCCAAGGGCCTGGCCGGCAAGTCGCTGGAGACCATCGTGGCCGAAGCTGGCAAGGCCGGCGCCGATGGCCTGCCCGTGCTGAACCAGGCCGGCCAGCATTGGAACCACATGCTGTTCTGGCAGGTGATGTCGCCCAATGGCGGCGGCGACAAGCTGCCCGCCAAGCTGGCCGCCAAGATCGACAGTGACCTCGGCGGCCTCGCGGCCTTCAAGGAGGCTTTCAAGGCCGCCGGTGTCACGCAGTTCGGTTCGGGCTGGGCCTGGCTGATCATGAAGGCCGACGGCAAGCTCGCCGTCACCAAGACGCCGAATGGCTCCAACCCGGTGGCCACCGGCGAAGGCACGCCGATCCTCGGCTGCGACGTGTGGGAGCACGCCTATTACCTCGATTTCCGCAATGTGCGCCCGAACTACCTCGACAATTTCCTGAACAAGCTGGTGGATTGGAGCGTGGTCGAGAGCCTGATGGACCAGGGCGGGCTGAGCTCGGGCCAGAGCGCCTGA
- a CDS encoding methyl-accepting chemotaxis protein produces the protein MQRFRSLQSRLILAFGAIAAGVAGGVISLAVHQKSAQEEVALQAALARTAATTTSYLNAELLRLESLGLALAAQPAMVEAVRNADRAAMGAVIAPIYDALRAQRQISTFVVVTPPGLLQYRAHEAVAAPEDITHRRGDAMAALAGRTARGMIMAASGLSLATAVPVMAQGRPIGTLFGQSLANEELLGRIKASVNADLVVHAERAGQMTRIAGTRAQGQLDAAALRQGLAGPTPAMRSILPSASGEQHFVAFAIPLLDHAGRPVAVAELILDQTAVVSASRASFLALLGMSGAALIAVIIISLLIARGIARPINSMTAAMSGLAAGRLETEIPARDRKDEIGAMSAAVQVFKDNALAVRRLEQETATLAAATETEKKAAMDRMAHDFEATIGGIVENVASASSEMEASAQSLTRIAERTSGQAGIVLTATEEASANVQTVAAASEELASTVNEIARQVSASSDIARRAVEQAESTNGRVQGLSAAAQEIGEVVRLINDIAARTNLLALNATIEAARAGDAGKGFAVVAGEVKQLAAQTAKATQEISGKVQEMQTATTASVGAIQAIGETIGEMSQIALGIASAVEQQGAATREIARSVQNAASGTREVASNIADVSQASGETGSAAGQMLSAAGGLSRQADQLRREVQGFVAKIRVG, from the coding sequence ATGCAGAGATTCCGCTCACTTCAATCACGCCTGATCCTCGCCTTCGGCGCCATCGCGGCCGGCGTCGCCGGGGGCGTCATCAGCCTCGCCGTCCATCAGAAATCAGCGCAGGAGGAGGTGGCACTTCAGGCGGCGCTGGCGCGCACCGCCGCGACCACCACCTCCTACCTCAATGCCGAGTTGCTGCGGCTGGAAAGCCTCGGCCTGGCCCTGGCCGCCCAGCCCGCGATGGTCGAGGCGGTGCGCAACGCGGATCGCGCCGCCATGGGCGCGGTGATCGCCCCGATCTATGACGCGTTGCGCGCGCAGCGGCAGATTTCCACCTTCGTCGTCGTGACCCCGCCCGGGCTGCTGCAATACCGCGCGCATGAGGCAGTGGCCGCACCCGAGGACATCACGCACCGGCGCGGCGATGCGATGGCCGCACTGGCCGGCCGCACCGCGCGCGGGATGATCATGGCCGCCTCCGGGCTGTCACTGGCCACCGCGGTTCCGGTGATGGCCCAGGGCCGGCCCATCGGCACGCTGTTCGGTCAGTCCCTCGCGAATGAGGAGCTGCTGGGGCGGATCAAGGCCTCCGTGAATGCCGATCTGGTGGTTCACGCGGAGCGCGCCGGCCAGATGACCCGCATCGCCGGCACGCGCGCCCAGGGGCAGCTGGACGCGGCGGCGTTGCGGCAGGGGCTGGCCGGCCCGACACCGGCCATGCGCTCCATCCTGCCCTCGGCCAGCGGGGAGCAGCATTTCGTGGCCTTCGCCATCCCGCTGCTGGACCATGCCGGCCGCCCGGTGGCCGTGGCCGAGCTGATCCTGGACCAGACGGCCGTCGTGTCGGCCTCTCGCGCGAGTTTCCTCGCCCTGCTCGGCATGTCCGGGGCGGCGCTCATCGCCGTCATCATCATCAGCCTGCTGATCGCCCGCGGCATCGCCCGCCCGATCAACAGCATGACGGCGGCGATGAGCGGCCTGGCCGCCGGCCGGCTGGAGACGGAGATTCCGGCGCGGGACCGCAAGGACGAGATCGGCGCCATGTCGGCCGCCGTGCAGGTCTTCAAGGACAATGCACTGGCCGTCCGCCGGCTGGAGCAGGAAACCGCCACCCTGGCCGCCGCCACCGAAACCGAGAAGAAGGCAGCGATGGACCGCATGGCCCATGACTTCGAGGCGACCATCGGCGGCATCGTGGAAAATGTCGCTTCCGCCTCCTCGGAGATGGAAGCCTCGGCGCAATCCCTCACGCGGATCGCCGAGCGCACCAGCGGCCAGGCCGGCATCGTCCTGACCGCGACGGAGGAAGCCTCGGCCAATGTGCAGACCGTGGCCGCCGCGAGCGAGGAGCTGGCCTCCACCGTCAATGAGATCGCGCGGCAGGTCTCGGCCAGCAGCGACATCGCGCGCCGCGCGGTGGAGCAGGCCGAGAGCACCAATGGCCGCGTCCAGGGGCTGAGTGCGGCCGCGCAGGAAATCGGCGAGGTGGTGCGGCTGATCAACGATATCGCGGCCCGCACCAACCTGCTGGCCCTCAATGCCACCATCGAGGCGGCGCGTGCGGGGGATGCCGGCAAGGGCTTCGCCGTGGTGGCGGGCGAGGTGAAGCAATTGGCCGCGCAAACCGCGAAGGCGACGCAGGAGATCAGCGGCAAGGTGCAGGAAATGCAGACCGCCACCACGGCTTCGGTCGGCGCCATCCAGGCGATTGGCGAGACCATCGGCGAAATGAGCCAGATCGCGCTGGGCATCGCCTCCGCCGTGGAACAGCAGGGGGCCGCCACGCGGGAAATCGCCCGCAGCGTGCAGAACGCCGCCTCCGGCACGCGGGAAGTGGCCAGCAATATCGCCGATGTCAGCCAGGCCTCGGGCGAGACGGGGTCGGCCGCGGGGCAGATGCTCTCGGCGGCGGGCGGGCTGTCCCGCCAGGCGGATCAGCTGCGGCGTGAGGTCCAGGGCTTCGTGGCCAAGATCCGCGTCGGCTGA
- a CDS encoding squalene/phytoene synthase family protein, whose product MAVTDGLTTGRLRHGPDDAMGWRVPEPTAPQLSACGAIARRHDPDRFLCALFAPPAKREALFTLIAFNHELARAREAASNPIIALMRMTWWREVVEHAAEGRPARQHEVAAPLHAAIQAGSLDAAGLITMAEAREMEAEEEGIASIAALHAYLRGTAGGFAVVAGRLLGAPVALLPALQQAGMLQGLAGVLRAVPVLAGQGRCLLPRELIPPEAVIAAPEAAAPVIRRLAAEAPAQPDLSGLPRAAQAAGLPLVLAQRDLRRLARGKPVRRGLMDRLAVILAAQMPRR is encoded by the coding sequence GTGGCGGTAACCGACGGGCTCACCACAGGCCGCTTGCGCCACGGTCCGGATGACGCCATGGGCTGGCGCGTGCCCGAACCAACCGCCCCCCAGCTCTCGGCCTGCGGCGCCATCGCCCGCCGGCATGATCCGGACCGCTTCCTCTGCGCGCTGTTTGCGCCGCCGGCGAAGCGCGAGGCGCTGTTCACCCTCATCGCCTTCAACCACGAACTGGCCCGCGCCCGCGAAGCCGCGAGCAACCCGATCATCGCCCTGATGCGCATGACCTGGTGGCGGGAGGTGGTGGAGCACGCGGCCGAAGGCCGGCCCGCCCGCCAGCATGAGGTGGCGGCGCCGCTGCATGCCGCCATCCAGGCGGGATCACTCGATGCCGCCGGGCTGATCACCATGGCCGAAGCGCGCGAGATGGAAGCGGAGGAGGAGGGTATTGCCAGCATCGCGGCGCTGCACGCCTATCTGCGCGGCACGGCAGGTGGCTTCGCCGTGGTGGCCGGGCGGCTGCTGGGCGCGCCCGTGGCGCTGCTGCCTGCCTTGCAGCAGGCGGGGATGCTCCAGGGCCTGGCGGGGGTGCTGCGCGCGGTCCCGGTGCTTGCTGGCCAGGGCCGCTGCCTGTTGCCGCGCGAGCTGATCCCGCCCGAGGCGGTGATCGCCGCCCCCGAGGCCGCGGCACCGGTCATTCGCCGGCTGGCGGCCGAGGCGCCGGCCCAGCCCGATCTCAGCGGCCTGCCGCGCGCCGCCCAGGCCGCCGGCCTGCCGCTCGTGCTGGCCCAGCGCGATCTGCGGCGTCTTGCGCGTGGCAAGCCGGTGCGGCGCGGCTTGATGGACCGTCTGGCCGTGATCCTTGCGGCGCAAATGCCCCGCCGGTAA
- the galE gene encoding UDP-glucose 4-epimerase GalE: protein MARYLVSGGAGYAGSHLVLTLLDAGHEVVVVDDLSTGHRGAVAPGATFIQASLGERRRLGEIFAAWKFDAVFHLAALSLVGESMQQPLRYCRENLSNSVNLAEAAVQAGCLKYVLSSTAAVFGVPKSVPITEEAETCPVNPYGLSKLMMEQALAWAESAHGLRSASLRYFNAAGADPAGRAGEDHDPETHLIPRAIMASLGHAPPLHVFGTDYDTPDGTAVRDYVHVMDLAAAHIAVLPRLDQGSVRYNLGNGAGHSVREVMAAIQRVSGRPVPHENGPRRAGDPPALVASSALIRAETGWRPRHAALDEIVRTAWDWHAAHPQGYGAREAA from the coding sequence ATGGCGCGTTATCTTGTCTCGGGCGGAGCCGGCTATGCCGGCAGCCATCTTGTCCTCACCCTGCTCGATGCCGGGCATGAGGTGGTGGTGGTGGATGATCTCTCCACCGGGCATCGCGGCGCCGTGGCGCCGGGGGCCACCTTCATCCAGGCGAGCCTGGGTGAGCGCCGGCGGCTTGGCGAGATCTTCGCCGCCTGGAAATTCGACGCCGTCTTTCACCTGGCCGCACTCTCCCTGGTGGGGGAGAGCATGCAGCAGCCCTTGCGCTATTGCCGGGAAAACCTCTCCAACAGCGTGAACCTGGCGGAAGCCGCGGTGCAGGCGGGCTGCCTGAAATACGTGCTCTCCTCCACGGCCGCCGTCTTTGGCGTGCCCAAATCCGTGCCCATCACGGAGGAGGCCGAGACCTGCCCGGTGAACCCCTATGGCTTGTCCAAGCTGATGATGGAGCAGGCCCTGGCCTGGGCCGAGAGCGCGCATGGCCTGCGCTCCGCCTCGCTGCGCTATTTCAACGCGGCCGGCGCCGATCCGGCCGGCCGCGCGGGTGAGGATCACGACCCCGAGACGCATCTCATCCCGCGCGCCATCATGGCCAGCCTGGGCCATGCCCCGCCGCTGCACGTCTTTGGCACGGATTACGACACGCCGGACGGCACGGCGGTGCGCGACTATGTGCATGTCATGGACCTCGCCGCCGCGCATATCGCCGTGTTGCCGCGGCTGGACCAGGGCTCGGTGCGCTACAATCTCGGCAATGGGGCGGGGCATTCCGTGCGCGAGGTGATGGCGGCGATCCAACGCGTCTCGGGCCGGCCGGTGCCGCATGAAAACGGGCCGCGCCGGGCGGGTGATCCGCCGGCGCTGGTCGCGTCCTCGGCGCTGATCCGGGCGGAGACGGGCTGGCGGCCCCGGCATGCGGCGCTGGATGAGATCGTGCGCACGGCCTGGGACTGGCATGCGGCGCACCCCCAGGGCTATGGCGCGCGCGAGGCGGCCTGA
- the hpnH gene encoding adenosyl-hopene transferase HpnH, with the protein MGIPLAQQAKVAAYVVKQQLAGRKRFPLVLMLEPLFRCNLACAGCGKIDYPDEILNKRLSVAECLEASLECGAPVVAIAGGEPLLHKEMPQIVEGLLAQGRIVILCTNALLLEKRMEAYKPHPRFIWDIHLDGDKAQHDWAVSQEGVYERAVEALKKVRALGFRTAINCTLFNNADAERTAKFFDDVTAMGVDNIMLSPGYAYERAPDQKHFLNRQKTKELFRDVFSRNKGTKKWRMGNSPLFLDFLAGNQTYHCTPWGNPTRNVFGWQRPCYLLGEGYAKSFTELMETTDWDKYGVGNYEKCADCMVHSGFEATAALDAIKKPWKAVAAQLRGPRTEGPMAPEIDLSRQRPAEFVFSAHVQKAMGEMAHEPKRKGAKHGDTAPPVAAAE; encoded by the coding sequence ATGGGTATTCCATTGGCGCAGCAGGCGAAGGTCGCCGCTTACGTCGTGAAGCAGCAACTGGCCGGCCGCAAGCGCTTCCCGCTGGTGCTGATGCTGGAGCCGCTGTTCCGCTGCAACCTGGCCTGCGCCGGCTGCGGCAAGATCGATTACCCGGATGAGATCCTGAACAAGCGCCTCTCGGTCGCTGAATGCCTGGAGGCTTCGCTGGAATGCGGAGCACCCGTGGTGGCGATCGCAGGGGGCGAGCCGCTGCTGCACAAGGAAATGCCGCAGATCGTGGAGGGGCTTCTGGCGCAGGGGCGCATCGTCATCCTCTGCACCAATGCGCTGCTGCTGGAAAAGCGCATGGAGGCCTACAAGCCGCATCCGCGCTTCATCTGGGACATCCATCTGGATGGCGACAAGGCGCAGCATGACTGGGCCGTCAGCCAGGAAGGCGTCTATGAGCGCGCGGTCGAGGCGCTGAAGAAGGTGCGCGCGCTGGGCTTCCGCACCGCCATCAACTGCACCCTGTTCAACAATGCCGATGCCGAGCGCACCGCGAAATTCTTCGACGATGTGACGGCGATGGGTGTGGACAACATCATGCTCTCGCCCGGCTATGCCTATGAGCGGGCGCCGGACCAGAAGCACTTCCTCAATCGCCAGAAGACCAAGGAATTGTTCCGCGACGTGTTTTCGCGGAACAAGGGCACCAAGAAGTGGCGCATGGGCAACAGCCCGCTCTTCCTGGATTTCCTGGCCGGCAACCAGACCTATCACTGCACGCCCTGGGGCAACCCGACGCGCAATGTCTTCGGCTGGCAGCGCCCCTGCTATTTGCTGGGCGAGGGCTACGCGAAGTCCTTCACCGAGCTGATGGAAACCACCGACTGGGACAAGTACGGCGTCGGCAATTACGAGAAATGCGCCGATTGCATGGTGCATTCCGGCTTCGAGGCGACGGCGGCGCTGGATGCCATCAAGAAGCCCTGGAAGGCCGTGGCCGCCCAGTTGCGGGGCCCGCGCACCGAGGGTCCGATGGCGCCCGAGATTGATCTCTCGCGGCAGCGCCCGGCGGAATTCGTGTTTTCCGCCCATGTGCAGAAGGCGATGGGCGAAATGGCGCATGAGCCAAAGCGCAAGGGCGCCAAGCATGGCGATACCGCACCGCCTGTTGCCGCGGCGGAATGA